In Flavobacterium gelatinilyticum, a genomic segment contains:
- a CDS encoding putative LPS assembly protein LptD: protein MTCQKTSHNFTKIVFKPLHTNLFNIVLISFFLTIGCGNLYSQEIKSTKKPLPAGKQTDKPEIIPNDTIKLDTVRPTKTFLDGKVKYKAKDYAKIDQKKKLITLYNEGELYYKDVELKSGIIVLDYQNDEVYAGRIKDSSGVLTQYPNFKQGASEVQPDSIRFNFKTKKALIFNSRTEQGEFKIKAAVTKKENDSVYFLKGARFTTAQDIDNPEYYFQTNKVKFIPGKKVITGLTNMVIADVPTPLALPFAYFPMSQEKSVSGIIIPSYNDSNTRGFSLQNGGYYFALADNYDLTVLGDYYTNGSYAMRFESSYAQRYKYRGNVNIRFENLISSERGYPDYSKQNIYNIQWSHSKDTKSNPNSTFSASVNMGSSKYFKRSINQANIGSNLNNTLSSSISYNRTFNTIPGSRISLSATHQQNTQTEEINMTLPNFQGSIDRIYPFVGKSGVKKGFIKNINLQYNVTGKNSFKTTDSLFFKPQMFRDAQIGMQHSIPISTNFKIFKYFSAGASTNYQETWVTKTIDRDYDPAQGKVADKTVNGFDAFRTYNFSTNLGTTIYGTFNFGDDKKIQSIRHVMRPSITYSYTPSFERYYDYYTVDAAGRISTDQYSRFANGIYGAPGKDNSNIVGFSLSNTFEAKVRDRDSTKTEPKKIMLLNNLNFSTSYNFNANGKETLAFQPIVVSGGTQLFENKMNVNFGAVLNPYAIDNAGNVMNMYNIENGGSLFRMTSANITMNYSFTNKGSGKEKNTQSQRNGGRNDDLFGTNTDLNDSRNSQFANDRDDEKDVITEFFSSKLPWDMTMAYSLTYSNAARENKISGNSIMISANMDITPKWKGGVSTGYDFVQKGVTFTQFRFERDLLSWRMAFNWTPLGTNSNWNFFIGIKSGMLSDIKWNKRSTSNR from the coding sequence TTGACATGTCAAAAAACAAGCCATAATTTTACAAAAATAGTATTTAAACCTTTGCATACAAACTTATTTAATATCGTTTTAATATCATTTTTCCTAACAATAGGATGTGGTAATTTATATTCGCAAGAGATAAAATCTACAAAAAAACCTTTACCTGCTGGAAAACAAACAGATAAACCTGAGATAATTCCAAACGACACTATCAAGCTTGATACAGTAAGACCAACCAAGACTTTTTTGGACGGAAAGGTAAAGTATAAAGCCAAAGATTATGCAAAAATCGATCAGAAGAAAAAACTAATTACCTTATATAATGAAGGTGAATTATATTATAAAGATGTTGAGCTGAAATCCGGTATCATTGTTTTGGATTACCAAAATGATGAAGTCTATGCCGGAAGGATAAAAGATTCTTCGGGAGTGCTCACACAATATCCAAACTTTAAACAAGGCGCGAGCGAGGTGCAGCCGGATTCGATTCGTTTTAACTTCAAAACTAAAAAAGCCTTAATTTTCAATTCGAGAACAGAACAAGGTGAGTTTAAAATTAAAGCAGCTGTTACCAAAAAAGAGAATGACTCGGTTTATTTCTTAAAAGGTGCCCGTTTTACCACTGCTCAGGATATCGACAATCCCGAATACTATTTTCAGACTAATAAAGTAAAATTTATACCCGGTAAAAAAGTAATTACAGGTTTAACCAATATGGTAATTGCCGATGTGCCAACACCATTAGCACTGCCTTTTGCCTATTTTCCAATGAGTCAGGAAAAAAGTGTATCCGGTATTATTATACCAAGTTACAATGACTCTAACACAAGAGGTTTCTCTTTACAGAATGGAGGGTATTATTTTGCACTCGCTGATAATTATGATTTAACGGTTTTAGGAGATTATTATACAAACGGAAGTTACGCGATGCGTTTTGAATCTTCGTATGCACAGCGGTATAAATACAGAGGTAACGTGAACATTCGTTTTGAAAACCTTATAAGCAGTGAAAGAGGTTATCCGGATTATTCGAAACAAAATATTTATAACATTCAGTGGTCGCACTCAAAAGACACCAAATCAAACCCAAATTCTACTTTTAGTGCTTCTGTAAACATGGGTTCCAGTAAGTATTTTAAGCGTTCGATTAACCAGGCCAATATTGGTTCGAACCTGAACAATACTTTAAGTTCTTCGATTTCTTATAACAGAACCTTTAACACTATTCCGGGATCACGTATTTCGCTATCTGCCACGCATCAGCAAAATACGCAGACAGAAGAAATCAACATGACCTTACCGAACTTTCAGGGTAGTATTGACCGTATTTATCCTTTTGTGGGCAAAAGCGGTGTCAAAAAAGGGTTTATTAAAAACATCAACTTACAATACAACGTAACAGGTAAGAACAGCTTCAAAACTACTGATTCACTGTTCTTTAAACCGCAGATGTTTAGAGATGCCCAGATAGGAATGCAGCACTCTATTCCTATAAGCACCAATTTTAAAATTTTTAAATACTTTAGTGCCGGTGCCTCTACCAACTACCAGGAAACCTGGGTTACCAAGACAATTGACCGTGATTATGATCCTGCACAGGGCAAGGTAGCCGATAAAACAGTAAATGGTTTTGACGCATTTAGAACGTACAATTTCAGCACCAACTTAGGAACTACAATTTATGGTACTTTTAATTTTGGCGATGACAAAAAAATCCAGTCTATCCGTCACGTCATGAGACCAAGTATTACATATTCATACACACCAAGTTTCGAAAGATATTACGATTATTATACTGTAGATGCTGCAGGAAGAATCTCTACAGATCAGTATTCCCGATTCGCAAATGGTATATACGGCGCGCCTGGTAAAGACAATTCAAATATTGTTGGTTTCTCATTAAGCAACACATTTGAAGCCAAAGTAAGAGACAGAGACAGCACAAAAACAGAACCTAAAAAGATCATGCTGTTAAACAACTTAAATTTCAGCACGAGTTATAATTTTAATGCTAACGGAAAAGAAACTTTAGCTTTCCAGCCTATCGTGGTGAGTGGTGGAACACAGCTTTTTGAGAACAAAATGAATGTCAATTTCGGGGCTGTTTTAAACCCTTATGCGATTGATAATGCCGGAAATGTTATGAATATGTATAACATTGAAAACGGAGGAAGTTTATTCAGAATGACGAGTGCGAATATTACAATGAATTATTCCTTTACCAATAAAGGGTCCGGAAAGGAAAAAAACACACAGAGTCAGCGGAATGGTGGTCGAAACGATGATTTGTTTGGTACAAATACAGATTTGAATGACAGCCGTAACAGTCAGTTTGCCAATGACAGAGACGACGAAAAGGATGTCATTACTGAATTCTTCAGTTCAAAATTACCGTGGGATATGACTATGGCCTACTCTCTAACCTATTCAAACGCGGCAAGAGAAAATAAAATATCAGGAAACTCTATCATGATTTCTGCCAATATGGACATTACGCCAAAATGGAAAGGCGGGGTTTCTACAGGATATGATTTTGTTCAAAAAGGGGTTACTTTTACACAATTCCGTTTTGAAAGAGATTTATTAAGCTGGCGAATGGCATTTAACTGGACACCGCTTGGAACAAACTCTAACTGGAACTTTTTCATTGGAATTAAATCCGGAATGCTGAGTGACATCAAATGGAACAAACGAAGCACTTCAAATCGATAA